One stretch of Streptomyces sp. NBC_01363 DNA includes these proteins:
- the ligD gene encoding non-homologous end-joining DNA ligase produces the protein MVGLPRIGPMLATPGSLPPAAVEDRWAFEVKQDGQRAMVYLPGDGTVTLRSRSGADITTSYPELAALGSVLGQPAVLDGEIFALDREGRSDFERLQSRMGLASAARASRMAQLVPAHLVLFDAVYLDGRGLTGLPYTERRSLLQDLGLDGQHWSTPAAVVGHGKQALEMTRTAGLEGLIAKRLTSVYEPGVRSRAWIKIRHVRTVDVIVGGWVPGRGRLAGLPGALLVGEAHEGGLRYVGSVGTGWSDTERTTLAELLHVAAIDQCPFETAPGVTGARWVLPRLVGEVRYAARTRAGLLRHPSWHRLRPDLAPDNVT, from the coding sequence ATGGTGGGTTTGCCGCGGATCGGTCCGATGCTCGCGACACCGGGCAGTCTGCCGCCCGCGGCCGTGGAGGACCGGTGGGCGTTCGAAGTGAAGCAGGACGGGCAGCGGGCCATGGTCTACCTGCCGGGCGACGGGACGGTGACACTGCGGTCCCGGTCCGGGGCGGACATCACCACCTCCTACCCGGAGCTCGCGGCACTCGGGTCCGTGCTCGGACAGCCCGCGGTCCTGGACGGCGAGATCTTCGCACTCGACCGTGAAGGGCGCAGCGACTTCGAGCGGCTGCAGTCCCGCATGGGCCTGGCCTCGGCGGCAAGGGCCTCCCGCATGGCCCAGCTGGTGCCCGCCCACCTCGTTCTGTTTGATGCCGTGTACCTGGACGGCCGCGGCCTGACCGGGCTTCCGTACACCGAGCGGCGTTCCCTCCTACAGGACCTGGGACTGGACGGGCAGCACTGGTCGACGCCCGCAGCGGTCGTCGGGCACGGCAAGCAGGCACTGGAGATGACCCGGACCGCCGGACTGGAAGGCCTGATCGCGAAGCGGCTCACCTCTGTATACGAGCCCGGGGTCCGGTCCCGCGCGTGGATCAAGATCCGGCACGTCCGGACCGTCGATGTGATCGTGGGCGGATGGGTGCCCGGCCGTGGCCGGCTCGCCGGCCTGCCCGGCGCCCTGCTGGTAGGAGAAGCACATGAAGGCGGCCTGCGGTACGTGGGCAGCGTCGGCACCGGATGGAGCGACACCGAACGCACCACCCTCGCCGAACTGCTCCACGTCGCCGCGATCGACCAGTGCCCCTTCGAGACAGCGCCAGGCGTGACCGGAGCGCGGTGGGTACTGCCACGCCTGGTCGGAGAAGTCCGCTACGCGGCCAGAACGAGAGCGGGACTGCTTCGGCACCCTTCCTGGCACCGGCTGCGCCCCGACCTCGCCCCGGACAACGTCACCTGA
- a CDS encoding DUF6225 family protein translates to MTDVFEHTPQVWNASQLRDALKDLPDDAPVHIGVADDPGDFDGYRDFVLVDAHQVENWWPPTSTAPERTETAQELTLFADWEPGAYDRLD, encoded by the coding sequence ATGACCGACGTCTTCGAGCACACCCCGCAGGTCTGGAATGCCTCGCAGCTTCGCGACGCACTCAAGGACCTGCCCGATGACGCGCCCGTCCACATCGGCGTGGCAGACGACCCCGGCGACTTCGACGGATACCGGGACTTCGTCCTCGTGGACGCTCATCAGGTGGAGAACTGGTGGCCGCCCACCTCCACAGCGCCGGAACGTACCGAGACAGCACAGGAACTGACGCTGTTCGCCGACTGGGAACCGGGCGCATACGACCGTCTGGACTGA
- a CDS encoding DUF4232 domain-containing protein translates to MKYTRVTALAAVGVAAALSLTACGSDGSGKDSSSKGSSSSSSSSSSSDGGSKLQGGPGSGGSEAGNAKSGSGEDTEAKAAANGTMKTGGKVTFCKTQDLAIDAMDAAPDEDSGRIDITMINRGSTTCSATGFAGVDIKDADNTSNPIERGHAQPRITTLKPGDAAVFDLAYDIDNTGDSLASPTNILVTPPNETHTVNLKWPAGAGDIKGAYTDVQVYPTHTTK, encoded by the coding sequence GTGAAGTACACCCGCGTCACTGCTCTTGCCGCCGTCGGCGTCGCCGCCGCCCTCTCGCTCACCGCCTGTGGCAGCGACGGCTCCGGGAAGGACTCGTCCTCCAAGGGCTCCTCGTCCTCGTCCTCGTCTTCTTCGTCTTCGGACGGTGGCTCGAAGTTGCAGGGCGGCCCGGGCTCCGGCGGCTCGGAGGCCGGCAACGCGAAGTCGGGCTCCGGTGAGGACACCGAGGCGAAGGCAGCCGCGAACGGCACGATGAAGACCGGCGGCAAGGTCACGTTCTGCAAGACGCAGGACCTGGCCATCGACGCCATGGACGCCGCGCCCGACGAGGACTCCGGCAGGATCGACATCACCATGATCAACCGGGGTTCGACCACCTGCTCGGCGACGGGCTTCGCCGGCGTCGACATCAAGGACGCCGACAACACCTCGAACCCCATCGAGCGCGGCCACGCCCAGCCGCGTATCACCACCCTGAAGCCCGGTGACGCCGCTGTCTTCGACCTCGCCTACGACATCGACAACACCGGCGACAGCCTCGCGTCCCCGACCAACATCCTGGTGACGCCCCCGAACGAGACCCACACCGTGAACCTGAAGTGGCCCGCGGGCGCGGGGGACATCAAGGGCGCCTACACCGACGTTCAGGTCTACCCCACACACACGACCAAGTAG
- a CDS encoding helix-turn-helix transcriptional regulator, translating into MGTVDIQRAGQDVGVDLAGVARLLADGTRAAFCLALLDGRAWTANELARYAGVAPSTATSHLNLLVNGGLLVEERHGRHRYVRVADRRVIELIESLAALAPKHSPRPRSLSASGRQQALARARLCYDHLAGTTALAITDAMVEHGLLEWGPEPGLTGKGALWLAEVGITVPVGSRRPPVRACLDWTERRPHLAGAVGAALSAHALATGWMTRIGTSRALLVTPVGRRALHDHLGLPPAEL; encoded by the coding sequence ATGGGCACCGTGGACATTCAGCGCGCAGGCCAGGATGTGGGTGTGGACCTGGCGGGCGTGGCCAGACTGCTGGCCGACGGCACCCGGGCCGCCTTCTGCCTCGCGCTGCTCGACGGCCGGGCCTGGACGGCGAACGAGCTCGCGCGCTATGCCGGAGTCGCGCCGTCCACTGCGACCTCGCACCTGAACCTGCTCGTAAACGGCGGGCTCCTCGTCGAGGAGCGGCACGGACGCCACCGCTACGTACGGGTGGCCGACCGCAGAGTGATCGAACTGATCGAGAGCCTTGCCGCGCTGGCCCCGAAGCACAGCCCCCGGCCACGCTCGCTGTCGGCCTCCGGCCGGCAGCAGGCACTGGCCCGCGCCCGGCTGTGCTACGACCACCTGGCCGGAACCACCGCGCTGGCTATCACCGACGCGATGGTCGAACACGGACTCCTGGAGTGGGGGCCCGAGCCGGGCCTGACCGGCAAGGGCGCCCTCTGGCTTGCCGAGGTCGGCATCACGGTGCCCGTCGGCTCACGCCGGCCACCGGTGCGCGCCTGCCTCGACTGGACCGAGCGCCGTCCCCACCTGGCCGGCGCGGTGGGCGCCGCCCTGTCCGCCCACGCACTTGCCACCGGGTGGATGACGCGCATCGGAACCAGCCGCGCCCTCCTCGTGACACCCGTCGGCCGCCGGGCACTGCACGACCACCTGGGCCTGCCACCAGCTGAACTCTGA
- a CDS encoding GNAT family N-acetyltransferase, with translation MPASDTAVTASHQPKPQTDWVLTDAPNPEDAAAISGALDRFNIEHTGIADRRPLAVLVRDPETRQVVGGLTGRTSLGLFFLDLFYLPPRLRGSGLGTELLRQAEDEARARGCRTAVLYTITFQAPGFYQKHGWKRLGEVPCDPPGTSRVFMTKELTAPTGEPVRSR, from the coding sequence ATGCCTGCGTCCGACACTGCCGTCACCGCCTCCCACCAGCCCAAACCCCAGACGGACTGGGTGCTCACCGACGCCCCCAACCCGGAGGACGCCGCGGCAATCTCCGGCGCGCTGGACCGCTTCAACATCGAACACACGGGAATCGCCGACCGCAGACCTCTGGCCGTCCTGGTCCGTGATCCCGAAACGCGCCAGGTGGTCGGCGGACTGACCGGGCGTACCTCGCTCGGGCTGTTCTTCCTCGACCTCTTCTACCTGCCGCCCCGGCTGCGTGGTAGCGGGCTGGGAACAGAGCTACTCCGGCAGGCCGAGGACGAGGCTCGTGCCCGTGGCTGCCGCACGGCCGTGCTCTACACCATCACCTTCCAGGCCCCCGGCTTCTACCAGAAACACGGGTGGAAGCGGCTCGGAGAGGTGCCCTGCGATCCGCCAGGCACCAGCCGCGTCTTCATGACCAAAGAACTCACCGCACCGACCGGTGAACCAGTCCGGTCCCGGTAA
- a CDS encoding ISAs1 family transposase — translation MHLPQAASGASRPEAVVPSGLLAALAQVPDPRNPRGVRFRLATLLAVGVCALTSAGHNSLTAIAEWVRRCDQDVLARLGCPFDPFTGRFKAPGERTLRDVFARVDPALLTAAGFTRLTTLQARPISATTPDGTVEREQRRAHHTAQHETDPPQPRRTAFAVDGKCLRGAVRADGSRVFVLSAVRHHDALTAALREIGAKTNEIPEFAPLLDTLDDQDLAGSVVTVDALHAQTSHARYLVEDRQAHYLLSVKNNQPTLARQLTKLPWKQVPVLDQSRDRGHGREEVREAKVVSVDGLLFPHARQVVRIHRKRRRIGTSKWQTETVYAVTDLATHQASPAEIAAWARGHWIIENTVHWTKDVTFAEDASQIRRHRTPAVMSALRDLARATLRRSGWANIASGRRAHTHPAATLTLHGIP, via the coding sequence CTGCACCTGCCACAGGCCGCGTCCGGGGCGTCACGGCCCGAGGCGGTGGTGCCGTCCGGTCTGCTCGCCGCACTGGCCCAGGTGCCAGATCCGAGGAATCCGCGCGGCGTGCGGTTCCGGCTGGCAACGCTGCTCGCGGTCGGCGTATGTGCACTCACCAGCGCCGGACACAACTCCCTAACCGCCATTGCCGAGTGGGTACGCCGCTGCGACCAGGATGTACTGGCCCGGCTGGGCTGCCCCTTCGACCCCTTTACCGGCCGGTTCAAGGCTCCGGGCGAGCGCACCCTGCGCGACGTATTTGCCCGCGTCGACCCCGCGCTACTCACCGCCGCCGGTTTCACCAGACTCACCACACTCCAGGCCCGCCCGATATCCGCAACAACCCCGGACGGGACCGTAGAGCGCGAACAGCGCCGCGCCCACCACACCGCCCAGCACGAGACGGACCCGCCGCAACCACGTCGTACGGCCTTCGCCGTGGACGGCAAATGCCTACGCGGAGCTGTCCGTGCGGACGGCAGCCGCGTCTTCGTCCTGTCCGCAGTGCGCCACCACGATGCGTTGACCGCCGCTCTACGCGAGATCGGTGCGAAGACGAACGAGATCCCCGAGTTCGCTCCGCTGCTGGACACCCTCGATGATCAGGATCTGGCCGGCTCCGTCGTCACCGTCGACGCCCTGCATGCCCAGACGAGTCACGCTCGCTACCTTGTCGAGGACCGCCAGGCCCACTACCTGCTGTCGGTGAAGAACAACCAGCCCACCCTGGCCCGTCAGTTGACCAAACTGCCCTGGAAGCAGGTACCGGTCCTCGATCAGTCCCGCGACCGCGGGCACGGCCGGGAGGAGGTCCGCGAGGCGAAGGTGGTGAGCGTGGACGGACTGCTGTTCCCCCATGCCCGCCAGGTTGTTCGCATCCACCGCAAACGCCGCCGAATCGGGACATCGAAGTGGCAGACCGAGACTGTCTACGCCGTCACCGATCTCGCGACCCATCAGGCGTCTCCCGCTGAGATCGCTGCATGGGCGCGCGGCCACTGGATCATCGAGAACACCGTCCACTGGACGAAAGACGTGACCTTCGCCGAAGACGCCAGTCAGATCCGCCGGCATCGCACCCCCGCCGTCATGAGCGCCCTGCGCGATCTTGCCCGCGCCACCCTCCGCCGCTCCGGATGGGCCAACATCGCCAGCGGCCGGCGAGCCCACACGCACCCCGCAGCCACGCTCACCCTCCACGGGATTCCATGA
- the ltrA gene encoding group II intron reverse transcriptase/maturase: MDKLKSPNKPFEIYKWEVVEAYRDVKRNQGAPGVDGQSIADFEKDLKGNLYKIWNRMSSGTYFPPPVRGVEIPKQHGGGTRMLGIPTVADRVAQTVVARHLGIRVDPIFHEDSYGYRPRRSALDAIETCRRRCWKRDWVIDLDIQKFFDSVRWDLIVKAVEAHTDAVWVKLYVDRWLRAPLQLPDGSLQKRDRGTPQGSAVSPVLANLFMHYAFDTWLARTFPGIQFERYADDAVVHCGSERQARQVLEALERRMENVGLRLHPDKTRIVYCRDGKRRGSHEYTSFTFLGYTFQAREAWSKQGRKNFTAFLPAISKNALKKISREIRSWRIRMRICMTLQELARWVNPIVRGWMQYYGAYYRSALHPLLTRINAYLMRWVRKKYRRLRTFKKAHACWKRVTKQYPRLFAQWAWTPMFW; the protein is encoded by the coding sequence ATGGACAAGCTGAAGTCTCCGAACAAGCCGTTCGAGATTTATAAGTGGGAGGTCGTGGAGGCTTATCGGGACGTCAAAAGAAATCAGGGTGCACCAGGAGTGGACGGGCAGTCCATTGCGGACTTCGAGAAGGATCTCAAGGGAAACCTTTACAAGATCTGGAATCGAATGTCTTCAGGGACTTACTTCCCTCCTCCGGTGCGTGGTGTAGAGATTCCGAAACAGCATGGCGGCGGAACTAGGATGCTCGGCATCCCTACCGTCGCCGACAGGGTCGCACAAACAGTTGTTGCCCGGCATCTTGGAATTCGAGTGGATCCGATTTTCCATGAAGATTCGTACGGATACCGGCCTCGGCGATCTGCCCTGGATGCGATTGAGACGTGCCGACGCCGCTGCTGGAAGCGCGACTGGGTGATCGATCTGGACATCCAGAAGTTCTTCGACAGTGTCCGTTGGGACCTCATTGTCAAGGCTGTGGAGGCCCACACTGACGCCGTTTGGGTGAAGTTGTATGTGGACCGGTGGTTGCGCGCCCCGCTCCAACTGCCCGACGGCTCCTTGCAGAAGCGAGACCGAGGGACTCCACAGGGTTCAGCGGTTTCGCCCGTGCTGGCGAACCTGTTCATGCACTACGCGTTCGACACCTGGCTCGCCCGGACGTTCCCGGGAATCCAGTTCGAGCGCTACGCGGATGACGCAGTCGTGCACTGCGGCTCCGAGCGCCAGGCCCGTCAGGTCCTGGAAGCGTTGGAGCGCAGGATGGAAAACGTCGGGCTGCGTCTGCATCCCGACAAAACCAGGATTGTGTATTGCAGGGATGGAAAGCGGCGGGGTTCGCATGAATACACGTCGTTCACATTCCTTGGCTACACATTCCAAGCCCGCGAGGCGTGGAGCAAGCAGGGTCGGAAGAATTTCACCGCCTTCTTGCCCGCGATCAGCAAGAACGCTCTGAAGAAGATCAGCAGAGAAATTCGCTCCTGGCGAATTCGCATGCGGATATGCATGACGCTCCAAGAGCTCGCGCGGTGGGTCAACCCCATCGTCCGTGGCTGGATGCAGTACTACGGCGCTTACTACCGCTCTGCTCTGCATCCCCTCCTGACGCGCATCAATGCCTACCTGATGCGTTGGGTCCGTAAGAAATATCGACGGCTCCGGACATTCAAGAAAGCTCACGCGTGCTGGAAGCGGGTTACAAAACAGTATCCAAGGCTTTTCGCTCAGTGGGCATGGACTCCGATGTTCTGGTGA
- a CDS encoding DUF6233 domain-containing protein: protein MSGGISDLDKNQALADWLEWQLRQVRGRIRELEIAEQQERRRREQAHAAMRWKIQPQRSSSAALVHRGDCALYPVEGGFLTREDAMIALAEPDIEPCQICKPETGLEQCG from the coding sequence GTGTCCGGCGGCATATCCGACCTGGACAAGAACCAAGCCCTGGCCGACTGGCTGGAGTGGCAGCTGCGTCAGGTCCGGGGCCGGATCCGGGAACTGGAGATCGCGGAGCAGCAGGAGCGGCGGCGTCGGGAGCAGGCGCACGCCGCGATGCGGTGGAAGATCCAGCCGCAGCGGTCGTCGTCGGCGGCTCTGGTGCACCGCGGGGACTGTGCCCTGTATCCGGTCGAGGGTGGATTCCTCACCCGCGAGGACGCGATGATCGCGCTGGCCGAGCCGGACATCGAGCCGTGCCAGATCTGCAAGCCCGAGACAGGGCTGGAGCAGTGTGGCTGA
- a CDS encoding HD domain-containing protein → MYADTRGCNGYPVAVTTSRVLSIALQDTGQPPLRPLPIEAAELLHDVDAPPRLVAHLRAVHDVAGQLLAWIAARNLDLGINPEAVLFGAATHDIGKVLHPAELTAPGAQHEEAGRELLMTRGIDSAIARFAGTHAAWTAEEAGMEDLLVSLADKIWKNKRVTELEDLVVARLAVASGRTVWEEFLDLDSVLARIGDQADERLAFQMSYSTVGNGHRLPNLPDTLTTWFAENDAVFCARGITAELRHSPEDGRLKNSAWLTVEARDRGIQITVWSSGEAELDYVDLGSGDNRPEHRDLQTDQELHALLRSALDWVAPGTNG, encoded by the coding sequence GTGTACGCGGACACCCGTGGGTGCAACGGCTACCCTGTCGCGGTGACGACCTCGCGAGTACTGTCGATCGCCCTCCAGGACACCGGCCAGCCCCCGCTGCGTCCACTGCCCATCGAAGCAGCCGAACTTCTTCACGACGTTGATGCTCCGCCGCGCCTGGTCGCCCATCTGCGAGCAGTCCACGACGTTGCAGGGCAACTCCTCGCATGGATCGCTGCACGCAACCTCGATCTGGGCATCAACCCGGAGGCCGTTCTCTTCGGAGCCGCCACCCACGACATCGGCAAGGTCCTGCACCCCGCCGAATTGACTGCTCCCGGCGCACAGCACGAAGAAGCCGGCCGTGAGCTGCTTATGACCCGAGGCATCGACTCCGCCATCGCACGCTTCGCCGGAACACACGCCGCCTGGACCGCTGAGGAGGCCGGGATGGAAGACCTCCTGGTCAGCCTGGCCGACAAGATCTGGAAGAACAAACGGGTCACCGAACTCGAAGACCTTGTCGTCGCCAGGCTCGCGGTGGCGAGCGGAAGGACGGTCTGGGAGGAGTTCCTCGACCTGGACAGCGTGCTCGCGCGTATCGGTGACCAGGCTGATGAACGTCTCGCCTTCCAGATGTCCTATTCCACAGTCGGGAACGGCCATCGACTGCCTAACCTCCCGGACACGCTCACGACATGGTTCGCCGAGAACGACGCGGTTTTCTGCGCGCGTGGGATCACCGCCGAACTGCGGCACTCCCCAGAAGACGGCCGACTCAAGAACAGCGCATGGCTGACTGTCGAGGCCCGGGACCGGGGCATCCAGATCACCGTCTGGAGCAGCGGCGAAGCCGAACTCGACTACGTGGACCTCGGCAGTGGTGACAACCGTCCTGAGCATCGAGACCTCCAAACCGACCAAGAACTCCATGCTCTCCTCAGATCCGCACTCGACTGGGTCGCCCCCGGCACGAACGGCTGA
- a CDS encoding ISL3 family transposase, protein MASLLPQLVNVLVVSADVSDAVVTVRARTRSGVPVGCTGCGQLSAWCHSRYVRRLADVTLGGRPLRIELSVRRLYCENPTCPKVTFAEQVPGLTVRYQRRTPQLQRLVEAVGVVLAGRGGARMLRILNVTLSRCAVLSHLMRVPLPPLETPRVLGVDDFALYGDTYGTLLVDATTRLPLTLWEGRDAEQLNHWLREHPGVEVACRDGSLTYRRGITAGAPDAVQVSDRFHLWQGLSRRVQDIASTHRGCLAAALPPVSETDPAPVEETAENTAADTRAGRHARRLFEAVHDLTRTGRSHSSVARELGLDRRTVRKYARARTWQEVMRRPPRKPSTLDPYLDYLQQRWDEGQHSAKILHEELRTKGYLGHYQRVKMAVAPLRRGLPLDEPRERPPSPREAARWITTHPGRRSPRINDRLPRLLDHCPELRHTHDLVRRFASMLDNHDATPLPGWLDDLANSGLAPLAGLAGALREDRHAVAQGITTPYNSGVDEGRITDVKLQKRLMAGRAGVPLLRHRVVLIAHLRRHYADRLTFPPR, encoded by the coding sequence ATGGCAAGCCTGTTACCGCAGTTGGTCAATGTGCTGGTGGTTTCGGCCGATGTCTCCGATGCTGTCGTGACGGTCCGCGCCCGCACGAGGTCCGGTGTTCCAGTGGGATGTACGGGATGCGGCCAGCTCAGCGCGTGGTGCCACAGCCGCTATGTACGGCGCCTCGCCGACGTCACTCTCGGAGGCCGGCCTCTGCGCATCGAGTTGTCCGTACGCCGCCTGTACTGCGAAAACCCGACTTGCCCGAAGGTGACCTTCGCCGAGCAAGTGCCGGGGCTGACCGTGCGCTACCAGCGGCGCACCCCACAGTTGCAGCGCCTGGTAGAGGCTGTCGGTGTGGTGCTGGCCGGCCGGGGCGGTGCCCGGATGCTGCGGATCCTGAACGTCACGCTCTCGCGGTGCGCTGTCCTGTCCCATCTGATGCGGGTGCCGCTTCCGCCACTGGAGACACCCCGGGTGCTGGGGGTGGACGACTTCGCGCTCTACGGCGATACCTACGGCACCCTCCTGGTCGACGCCACCACCCGGCTCCCGCTCACACTCTGGGAAGGACGCGACGCGGAGCAGCTCAACCACTGGCTTCGCGAGCACCCAGGTGTCGAGGTCGCCTGTCGCGACGGCTCCCTCACCTACCGGCGGGGCATCACTGCTGGCGCACCCGACGCCGTGCAGGTCAGCGACCGCTTCCACCTCTGGCAGGGCCTCTCCCGCCGCGTTCAGGACATCGCCTCCACCCACCGCGGCTGCCTGGCCGCAGCACTGCCCCCGGTCAGTGAGACCGATCCCGCACCGGTCGAGGAGACTGCCGAGAACACCGCGGCGGACACCCGGGCCGGGCGCCACGCCCGCAGGCTGTTCGAGGCCGTGCATGATCTGACCCGCACCGGCCGGAGCCACAGCTCCGTGGCCCGAGAGCTCGGCCTGGACCGCCGCACGGTACGCAAGTACGCCCGAGCCCGCACCTGGCAGGAAGTGATGCGCCGCCCGCCCCGCAAGCCCTCCACCCTGGACCCCTACCTCGACTACCTGCAACAACGCTGGGACGAGGGACAGCACAGCGCGAAGATCCTGCACGAGGAGCTCCGGACCAAGGGCTACCTCGGCCACTACCAGCGCGTGAAAATGGCCGTCGCACCCCTACGACGGGGTCTGCCGCTGGACGAGCCACGCGAGCGACCGCCCTCCCCGCGCGAAGCCGCCCGCTGGATTACCACCCATCCGGGCCGCCGCAGCCCGCGCATCAACGACCGCCTGCCCCGGCTCCTCGATCACTGCCCTGAACTCAGGCACACCCACGACCTGGTCCGCCGATTCGCCAGCATGCTCGACAACCATGACGCGACACCCTTGCCAGGCTGGCTGGATGACCTCGCAAACAGCGGACTGGCCCCTCTCGCCGGCCTCGCCGGAGCCCTGCGCGAAGACCGGCATGCCGTCGCCCAGGGAATCACTACCCCTTACAACTCCGGGGTCGACGAAGGTCGCATCACCGATGTCAAGCTGCAGAAACGTCTGATGGCTGGACGCGCCGGCGTCCCACTTCTCCGCCACCGCGTCGTCCTGATCGCCCACCTCCGCCGCCACTACGCGGACCGGCTGACCTTCCCTCCGAGATGA
- a CDS encoding class I SAM-dependent methyltransferase — translation MPAETAYHDEVGDYFAKNADTSPYNAHTDRPAMLALAGDVAGLKILDVGCGAGHYAAELLAGGAEVVGIDGSATLLSHARERLGDRAELRMHDAEKPLDFIDDASFDGVVCALMLHHIADRPRLLGDLRRVLRPGGWLLVSTTHPTADWRKFGGSYYAEDWVDLPLAGGPLAVHYQRMSLETFLSELLAAGFMLERLIEPRPTPGLRELDETAYNKLHQAPCFLAVRLLRP, via the coding sequence ATGCCTGCAGAGACCGCTTACCACGACGAAGTCGGCGACTACTTCGCAAAGAACGCCGACACCAGCCCCTACAACGCACACACCGATCGGCCAGCGATGCTCGCGCTAGCGGGGGATGTTGCCGGGCTGAAGATTCTCGATGTCGGCTGCGGGGCCGGGCACTACGCGGCCGAACTCCTGGCGGGTGGTGCCGAGGTAGTCGGAATCGACGGCAGCGCAACTCTGCTGAGTCACGCGCGGGAGCGATTGGGTGACCGGGCCGAACTGCGCATGCACGACGCGGAGAAGCCGCTGGACTTCATCGACGACGCGTCGTTCGACGGAGTCGTGTGCGCATTGATGCTCCACCACATCGCCGATCGGCCGCGTCTCCTCGGCGACCTACGACGCGTCCTGCGTCCCGGAGGATGGCTGCTGGTCTCGACGACCCACCCGACGGCTGACTGGCGGAAATTCGGTGGCTCGTACTACGCCGAGGACTGGGTTGACCTCCCGCTCGCTGGGGGGCCGTTGGCAGTCCACTACCAGCGCATGTCGCTGGAAACGTTCCTGAGCGAGCTGCTGGCCGCCGGATTCATGCTTGAAAGACTCATCGAGCCTCGCCCGACGCCCGGCCTGCGAGAACTCGACGAAACGGCCTACAACAAGCTCCACCAGGCTCCGTGCTTCCTTGCTGTCAGGCTTCTGCGGCCCTGA
- a CDS encoding helix-turn-helix transcriptional regulator — MKRKVGYTWKLRELMGTHGMFTTTELVPLLRDRGIELSASQVHRLVSGTPERLSLQVLAAFCDIFSCTPADLVTTTAENAGVRKTATGDLPALPTSVAKLRPRPARILPDE, encoded by the coding sequence GTGAAGCGCAAGGTCGGCTACACGTGGAAGCTGCGCGAACTGATGGGCACCCACGGCATGTTCACCACCACCGAGCTGGTGCCGCTACTACGCGACCGCGGCATCGAACTGTCAGCTTCCCAGGTCCACCGCCTGGTCTCCGGCACCCCCGAGCGGTTGTCGCTTCAGGTCCTGGCCGCGTTCTGCGACATCTTCTCCTGCACGCCGGCAGACCTGGTCACCACGACCGCCGAGAACGCCGGAGTGCGCAAGACCGCGACCGGTGATCTCCCTGCCTTGCCGACGTCGGTCGCGAAGCTGCGGCCTCGACCGGCCCGAATCCTTCCTGACGAGTGA